A single genomic interval of Carassius gibelio isolate Cgi1373 ecotype wild population from Czech Republic chromosome A22, carGib1.2-hapl.c, whole genome shotgun sequence harbors:
- the atpaf1 gene encoding ATP synthase mitochondrial F1 complex assembly factor 1 yields MWDGEKMAAALVQMSCLYRGMLAVRATGIRPLIPGLVPSQFRAFSMKKEPELEENPYYSKYEEKIRKLRSSKPQEYKARVEKRGEVKTEPLGQSRQAEFVKYMEKELDKSGKAGAGGFTKDKTLGSILNLDMIQEKSGSEIAELWMQYFSKKDTISAIIPGSTFDIIFGRAKSCPMFLYALPQKEGYEFFVGQWAGHELHFTSLINVQTMGENAPSQLILYHYTDLQKDKGIVLMTAEMDSKFVTVHQAQCLANQVQLFYGSQRLETFRLVETFNHQPTEFKHMAVIAELEQSDIGPAVTTK; encoded by the exons ATGTGGGACGGGGAAAAGATGGCGGCGGCCTTGGTACAAATGTCATGTTTGTATCGTGGGATGTTGGCGGTCAGGGCCACAGGCATCCGGCCGCTGATTCCAGGACTCGTGCCATCTCAGTTCAGGGCGTTTTCGATGAAGAAAGAACCGGAGCTGGAGGAAAATCCGTATTATAGTAAATATGAAGAGAAGATCAGGAAACTGCGGAG TTCAAAACCTCAAGAATATAAAGCCCGAGTGGAGAAGCGCGGGGAGGTGAAGACAGAGCCTCTAGGACAGTCAAGACAAGCAGAATTCGTCAAGTACATGGAGAAAGAG CTGGACAAAAGTGGTAAAGCAGGAGCTGGGGGCTTCACCAAAGATAAG ACATTAGGATCTATTCTCAACCTTGATATGATTCAGGAGAAATCTGGATCTGAAATTGCAGAG CTGTGGATGCAGTACTTCTCAAAGAAAGACACGATCAGTGCCATCATACCA GGCTCAACATTTGACATTATTTTTGGTCGTGCCAAATCTTGCCCGATG TTTCTGTACGCTCTGCCTCAGAAGGAGGGCTATGAGTTTTTTGTCGGCCAGTGGGCTGGTCATGAACTGCACTTCACATCTTTAATCAATGTTCag ACAATGGGAGAAAATGCACCCAGCCAGCTTATTTTATACCACTATACAGACCTGCAGAAGGACAAAGGCATTGTGCTGATGACCGCTGAGATGGATAGCAAATTTGTG ACTGTCCACCAGGCGCAGTGCTTGGCCAATCAAGTGCAGCTATTTTATGGATCTCAGCGGCTTGAAACTTTCCGATTGGTCGAGACCTTCAACCACCAACCGACAGAGTTTAAACACATGGCTGTGATTGCAGAACTCGAACAAAGTGATATCGGACCAGCAGTCACTACAAAATAA